The Verrucomicrobiota bacterium genomic sequence CCCAGGCGGCAATCAGCAGCACCACAAAGGTCAGCAGCACCGGCATGGAGAATCGAGGATTGAAAACCACCCGCCAGAAACTGCCCTCTCCCTCCGGAGGCGGCGCGGAGTCTTGCTCTCCATCCGTTGAGGCGTCGGTTGATCGTGTCGGCGCGAAATCCGATTCCCGCAGCAGGATGAACCAGGCGACGAGCCAGAGCACGCCGAGACTTCCGATGACCAGGAACGGTTTTCGCCACAGCCCAAAATCCATTCGGCCCGCCAGCATCCAGTTCATCACCAGCGGCGTTAAGATCGCTCCCACGGAGGCGCCGCTTTGCAGCACGCTGTTTCCCATGGTGCGCTGTCCGCGCGAAAGAAGCCGTTGCGTGGTCTTGATCGCGCACGGCCAATGGCCGGACTCGAAGAATCCGAGCAAGGTCCGGCACACGAGCAATCCGGAGTAGCTTTCCACCAGTCCCGTCAGGAAGCCCATGACGGACCAAGCCATCAGGACCGCCGGATAGAGCCAGCGCACGCTCCAGACGTCCGCGATGAATCCGAAAGTGAATGCTCCGGCGGCAAACGCGTAGCCGAAACACATCTCCAGGATGCCGTATTGCTCCTGGCTGAGATTGAATTCCCGTGTGATGCGCGTCGCCACGCTCGGCAGCGTCTGCCGATCCATGTACATGAGCATGGACGCGCACAACAGCAGGCCGCAGACGGTCCATTTCCAGATCGAGGAGCGCTCCCTGGCAGAATCATTCACGGCGTTCTGGAAATGTCCTCCCATGATGCCCCTTGGGATTGGCGAAGGCGCTCCACGTTCATTTCTGGAACGCACTTTTGATATCCTGCACGCCCACGCCCAACACGGCGCGCGCGACGCTGTCCAACTGCGTCTCGGCTCCTTGCAAGTGCAAGGTCTGGTGAATGTGCGTCGCCGATTCGCCTGGCTTCAGTGCCAGCGCGGGCGAAGAACTCTCCAGTTCATAGAATTGGCCCAATGGCTTCGCGCCGGGTTGCGGTGGACCGTCGTTGTAACTGTTCACGGCGTCGCCTCCGAACGGATTCTTTTGCCGCTCCCACATCGAATTCACGTAGTCCGTCACGCCTTTCGGCAAGGTGAATTGCACCAACGTCAGCGCGCGATTGGCGGCGTCGAAGCTGCCCAGGACCGGTTTGGCGCGCTGAGGGGAAATTCCAATCTTGCTGCGATGGCTCGCGTCGGCTCGGAAAAATATGGCGCCCTCTTTCACCATCAGCCGATCCGCGGGGACTTTGCCGAAGTAAGTGTCGTTCACCACCGGCCCAAGCCGCGATTCGGGGCCCGTCACGAAGGGAATGACGACGGAGCTTTCGGGTGAGGCATTCAACATGCCGAGCACCCAGATCGAGAGGAGTCCGGTCTCCTTGCGCCAGGGCCGCGCCCCGGTGTTCTTGACCGAGTTCACAGACTCGAACCCGACCGCCTTGACGTCGGATGGCAAGCTCGCTCCAAGTTTCTTGAGCGCCTCGGAGACATTCACCAGGCGCACTTCTCGATTCACTTCCAGGTCGAATGGCGTGCCCGAATAATTGGTCAGCCGCATTTGCCGCCGGCAGACGATGCGGTCCGTGTTCTTGCTGACGACGGCGAAAGGTTCGGTATCCAGGGCGGCTGGCGTGAACCAGTGTTCCAAATCAAACGGAACGTCCTTGCCGAAGAAGATGGAGAATTGTCCACCTTCCGGTCCCATCCAGAAACGGTCTTCGCCGCCAAACACATTGATGTGCGGCTGGCGCTTGCCCGAGGCGATGAGTTCGCGATTCACCCAGCCGAAGCTGGTTCCGTTCGCGCCGTCGGCGGTGCTGGTCATCACGCGAGCCTGGTAGGCTGGCACCACTGCGACTTGAGCCTGGCCGGTTGAATCCATCAACACGGCCACGTCTGTATGCCGGCGGAGAAACTCCAGATCATCTCCGAAAGTGGCGGAAGAGGCGGTCCAGGCATTTGAAGTGGCGTGCAGGATCAACAGCGAAGCGAGGAATGGGTTTCGTGTCACATGCACGAGACTGCTTCAATCCAAACCAACAAACAAGCCGTATCCCCTCAGTTACTGTGCAGAGCGTGGGATTGACGACAGATCGACCGGAGAACCGTAGCGCAGATTTTCAATCTGCTGTATCGCCGATTTCCAATCGGCAGGGCGCCGGCGAGTCCCAGCGGGCTCGGACTGGGAGACGCCCCGCAGAATACAATTCTGCGATACGGCAGAGTGCAACTCTGCGCTACGAGCTTTGTCGTCCATCCCGCGGACCAAGCAGTAACGACGGTGGGGCGACGTCCCTGCGGAGCCTTTCTGCGATGGCAGGGGCTCGGCGGGAGTCTCGCCCCACCCTCAACTGAAGGGGTACAACAAGCCGGCAGTTATTTTGAAGCCGCTTTGGACTTTTGATTTGATTCTCAGGGGCTAAACTGCGCGAGGAAAATGGGCACGCGAGATTCGAGAGCGAAATTCAAGCATGTGTTGAATGTGCTGGGGCCTTTCCTGGGTTTGCTGTTCGTCATCGGCTTGTTCTGCTTGAGCGAGGAAGTGCGGCCTTACTTTATGACCGGTGCCAATTTCAAAATCATCCTCGTCCAAACCGTCATCGTGGCCATTGGCGCGCTGGGCATGACGATGATCATCGTGAGCGGCGGCATTGACCTCAGCGTCGGGTCCGTCGTGGCTTTGACAAGTGTGGTCGGCGCGACTTTGCTGGTGAAGGGTTACTCCCCCGGCGCGGCCATGGCGTTGACGATTCTAGTGGGCGGCGGCATCGGCTTGCTGAACGGGCTGGCCATCGCCGGGCTACGCATGCTCCCGTTCATCGTGACGCTGGGCATGATGGGGGTCGGACGCGGCACCGCCAAATGGCTGGCGGGAAATCAAACGGTGAACGCGCCCGAATCGCCCGTGAACAACCTCATGGCCCTGGTGGATCCGCTGAGTCTTTTTCCATTGCCGCCAGGGGTTTGGATCGCGGTCGCGCTGGCCTTCGCGATGGCTGTGGTGATGCGCCAGACTGTTTTTGGCCGCTACGTGTTCGCCATTGGCTCCAACGAAAGCACGGCGCGGTTGTGCGGGATTCGCGTGCAGTTTTACAAAGTCCTGATTTATGCGCTGGCGGGTCTGTTCTTCGGGCTGGCCGGGTTGATGCAGCTTTCGCGGCTGACGCAAGGCGATCCAACAGTGGCCATCGGCCTCGAACTCGACATCATTGCTGCGGTCGTGATCGGAGGCGCAAGCCTCAACGGCGGCGCCGGCAGCATCCTCGGCTCGATGATCGGCGCGCTGATCATGGCGGTGCTGCGCAATGGCTCGAACCAGATGGGATGGCAGACCTACATGCAGGAAATCATCATCGGGATCGTCATCATCCTGGCGGTGGGCTTGGATCGACTGAGGCAGAGTCGGGCTGCGAACTGATTACCTTCATCTCAGACCACCAAGCCACACAAACCAATCAAAAACGCCGTGACGAGCAGGCCCGTGGCGGCTGCTCACGATTCATGTCGATGAGGAGTCGCGCTGAAGAGGCTCGCTGCTTGGCGAGATCTGGGTGGCGACCGATCCGATGAACGCCGTGCGTATGGTGAATGTTCTGGAGGACCGCAAGACCTGGTTGATGTGGCGAAGCTCGAAGCCCACGCCCGCCGCACCAAAATACGAATCCGGACGAGACAAAGACGCCGAGAATGAAAACAGCGAAAACGCCGTTTGCTCTGGTGCTTCCTGTAAATCAATTAAGATCTTGAGACGCTCGCTCTTGATTTCCGAGGTTCAGGAGCCTAAAAAGCCATCATGAATTCCCAAAGCTCCCATCCCGAAATTGCACGTCGAAATCAGGAATCCATCGACACCGCCGGCGCCGCGTCGCGAGGCGTTCTCACTCGGAGAGACGCGCTCAAAACCGCGTTCGTGGCCGCCGGTACGGCAGCTTTGGCCGCTCCCATCCCTGCTGCCGCGGCCGACGCGGATCCCCGCCGCCAATCGCCCCGACGCTTTGACATGAAGAAATCGATCAACCAGTGGGCGTTCCCGTATCCGCAAAAGATGTCGTTGGAGGAATGCCTGAAGCTGGCCAAGCGCGCCGGCTTCGACGGCATCGAACTCAATTACGATCTGGACAATGATCTTTCGCCCAAAGCGGGGACAAAGGAGTTTCAGGCGATTCGGAAGATGGCGGACAAGATCGGCATCGCGATCAGCGGCCTTTGTTCGTTCCTTTTCTGGCCATACCCGCTCACGAGCAACGATCCGGAAAAACGGACGCGCGGCCTGGATCTCGCGGGCAAGATGGCGCAGGCGGCCCACGATCTCGGCGTGAGGAATCTGCTGGTCGTGCCCGGCGCCGTCCATATTCCCTGGCGCACCGATCACGAGCCGGTTCCGAACGACGTGTGCGATCGCCGCGCGCGCGAAGCGGTCGGGAAACTGGTCCCGCAGGCAGAGAAGCTCGGCGTCTATCTGAACATCGAGAATATCTTCTTCAACGGTTACCTCATGACGCCGATGGAAATGAACGCGTTCGTGGACAGCTTCCAGAGCGCGCACGTGCGGGTTCACTTCGATACCGGGAACATCTCCATGTTCCAGCACGCGGAGCATTGGATTCCCATTCTGGGCAAGCGGATTCAGAACATTCACTTCAAGGAATTCACCAAGAAGGGGACCGATTATTCGCTGGAAACGTTCCGGCCGCTCCTGGACGGCACGACGAATTGGCCCGCGGTCATGGAGGCGCTCGATCAGATTGGATATCGCGGCTACGTCACGTTCGAGTATTTCCATCCGTATCCGCACTATCCGGAGGCGCTGATTTACCAGACGTCCGATTCGCTGGATCGGATGCTGGGGCGGCTGGCGTGAGCATCAAACCATTGGAACGTCGCGTGCTTAGTCATCGAGATTGAAGAATGAAAAGCGTGTGGAACGCGGCGGCTCAACGCAGGCCGGGGATTATCCCCCAACTCTGGTGAGAACTATGCGCACTGTTTTCAGTCGCTGCATCGAGGATTTCGAGCGTCTCCTTCCGCCTTCCCATGGACCTGGTAGGGCTGCGTTGCCGCGCAGCCGGTCTTCTGTCGATGCGGCGGCGCGGCACCACCGCCCTACCAGCGATGGGTTCATGGGCGGTGCGCACGGCTTGCGGGCCGTGGAAGCTTCCCACGAACCTGATTCAACCACGGATTACACGGATCACACGGATAAGATCGCCTCTCGATCCGCGAAATCCGCGAAATCCGTGGTCAAGAAATCGGTTCAGGGGTTTAATGTGCGAAGCCTTTCGGGGAATTCTCTCCCGAAGGCAGCCAAGGGAGAAGGCCGGCGTGAGGGGGAAGGCGGTCTCCAAAAACGCAAGAACTTGGCCACTGGAAACGGCGGACAACCGCTCATCCTGCGGCTGGCCTTGATCACCTGGGTTTTCTGCGGGCTTTCGGCACGCGGAGTGATCTTTTACTCCACCGCGGACCCTCTCTACAACTCCACGGCACCGACCGGCGATCTAGCCGACAGCGGCTGGGATCTGCAAGGCTCATGGTCCGCTTTCCTGGGCACCCCGATCAGCCCGCAGCATTTCATCACGGCCAAGCACCTCGGCGGATCACCCGGCCTCAAATTCGCCATCGAGGGCGTCGAATACACGACGACAGCGGTTTTCGATGATCCGGGCAGCGACCTGCGGATTTGGAAAGTGCGGGGCCGATTCGCCAGCTTCGCTCAACTCTATCCCCGGACCGACGAGGTCGGCAAGGACATGGTCGTGTTTGGCCGCGGAACCCAACGCGGCGCCGAAGTCACGGTCACCGGTTTGCCCGGCAGCACGCTAGGAGGCTGGCTTTGGGGAGCGGCGGACGGACGGAAGCGATGGGGCCAAAATCGAGTCGCCGGAGTTGTCACCCGAAGCGGCGGACCAGCCACGGGTGCTGGGACGGCTATTGGCGAATCAGGAGAATTGTTGAGAATTTCATTCGACGCCGACGGCGGGCCGAACGAAGCGCACCTTTCCGCGGGCGATTCCGGCGGCGGACTCTTCATCCAGGACGGCGGAATCTGGAAGCTGGCCGGGATCAACTTTCTCGTGGACGGTCTTTACAACACCAGCGATACCGGGCCGGGTTTTCAGGCGGCGATCTTTGACGAAGGCGGGCTTTACAAAGGCCAGGATGGGAATTGGACACGAATTCCAGACTCGACCGTCAATCTCCCCGGAGCTTTCTACGCGACGCGAATTTCGATCCGGCTGAACTGGATTGACACGATTCTCTCGCAAACAGCGTCGGACGACGGACCCATCCTGGAATCGGCGCCTGCGGTGATGGGCCCTTTTGAGGATGAGATCAACGCGGATGTGGATACGGCCACCGGAGTCGTGACTTTGCCAGCGCCCGCCAGTGTCCGATTCTACCGATTGAACAGCGCGACGGAGCTTCGGATCATCGGCCTCTCCCTCCGGAACGGGAACCTGGTGTTTCAGTATCAGTGATCAGTTGTCAGTTGTTAGTTGTCAGTGGTCAGTGGTCAGTTGCCAGTGATCAGAGGCAGTGGTTACGCATTACGTTTTA encodes the following:
- a CDS encoding MFS transporter, with the protein product MGGHFQNAVNDSARERSSIWKWTVCGLLLCASMLMYMDRQTLPSVATRITREFNLSQEQYGILEMCFGYAFAAGAFTFGFIADVWSVRWLYPAVLMAWSVMGFLTGLVESYSGLLVCRTLLGFFESGHWPCAIKTTQRLLSRGQRTMGNSVLQSGASVGAILTPLVMNWMLAGRMDFGLWRKPFLVIGSLGVLWLVAWFILLRESDFAPTRSTDASTDGEQDSAPPPEGEGSFWRVVFNPRFSMPVLLTFVVLLIAAWVIVMMIGHPLAVVAAVGLSFLVFQRRFFALVVMVACINTCWQVIRAWLPKFLQEGRGYLESEALYFNSLYYMATDIGCLGAGAVSLWLVKRAWSVHGSRSLVYGCCAVLTALTTLIVYLPKGWLLLATLLVVGAGALGLFPCYYSFTQELSTRHQGKVTGLLGTVAWATSSPAQRFFGRLVDQTGSFDAGLALAGWLPLIAFVFLWLFWDRPATGRATE
- a CDS encoding ABC transporter permease, with protein sequence MGTRDSRAKFKHVLNVLGPFLGLLFVIGLFCLSEEVRPYFMTGANFKIILVQTVIVAIGALGMTMIIVSGGIDLSVGSVVALTSVVGATLLVKGYSPGAAMALTILVGGGIGLLNGLAIAGLRMLPFIVTLGMMGVGRGTAKWLAGNQTVNAPESPVNNLMALVDPLSLFPLPPGVWIAVALAFAMAVVMRQTVFGRYVFAIGSNESTARLCGIRVQFYKVLIYALAGLFFGLAGLMQLSRLTQGDPTVAIGLELDIIAAVVIGGASLNGGAGSILGSMIGALIMAVLRNGSNQMGWQTYMQEIIIGIVIILAVGLDRLRQSRAAN
- a CDS encoding sugar phosphate isomerase/epimerase gives rise to the protein MKKSINQWAFPYPQKMSLEECLKLAKRAGFDGIELNYDLDNDLSPKAGTKEFQAIRKMADKIGIAISGLCSFLFWPYPLTSNDPEKRTRGLDLAGKMAQAAHDLGVRNLLVVPGAVHIPWRTDHEPVPNDVCDRRAREAVGKLVPQAEKLGVYLNIENIFFNGYLMTPMEMNAFVDSFQSAHVRVHFDTGNISMFQHAEHWIPILGKRIQNIHFKEFTKKGTDYSLETFRPLLDGTTNWPAVMEALDQIGYRGYVTFEYFHPYPHYPEALIYQTSDSLDRMLGRLA